A window of the Dunckerocampus dactyliophorus isolate RoL2022-P2 chromosome 21, RoL_Ddac_1.1, whole genome shotgun sequence genome harbors these coding sequences:
- the LOC129173839 gene encoding protein shisa-2 — translation MRGAGLPRSVTVIVTLLLVTMDVKASGEYCHGWQDAQGVWKEGFQCPEKIDGVDAIICCGKCELRYCCSSTDARLDQGSCDNDRQALEPGTESKETKDSGAVPIYVPFLIVGSVFVAFILVGSVVAMCCCRCLRPKQELASVSGASGGAAGGGRLLETIPMMSNTSRGSSSRQSSTATSSSSSAPAGNPRPGPPLVRAQASCCLPPDASVFVNMPTNFSVLNCQQATQIMPHQGQFLHPQYIGYAHPVSPAPTFIDPTQGGYRPLQSPCPPQAGGSSVASEQKYPPVTV, via the exons ATGCGGGGTGCAGGACTCCCAAGGTCGGTCACCGTCATTGTGACTCTCCTCCTAGTCACCATGGACGTGAAGGCAAGCGGGGAGTACTGCCACGGCTGGCAGGACGCTCAGGGAGTGTGGAAGGAAGGCTTCCAGTGCCCGGAGAAGATAGACGGGGTGGACGCTATCATTTGCTGCGGGAAGTGTGAGCTGCGCTACTGCTGCTCGAGCACGGACGCACGGCTGGACCAGGGCAGCTGCGACAACGACAGGCAGGCCCTGGAACCTGGGACCGAGAGCAAGGAGACCAAGGACTCTGGTGCAG TGCCCATTTACGTGCCCTTCCTTATCGTGGGCTCCGTCTTCGTGGCCTTCATCCTGGTGGGCTCCGTGGTGGCCATGTGCTGCTGCCGCTGCCTCCGACCCAAGCAGGAGTTGGCGTCCGTGAGCGGCGCCTCGGGGGGTGCAGCCGGCGGGGGCCGCCTCCTGGAGACCATCCCCATGATGTCTAACACCTCCAGGGGCTCGTCGTCCCGTCAGTCCAGCACCGCCACATCGTCCAGCTCCTCCGCCCCCGCCGGCAACCCCCGCCCCGGACCTCCTCTGGTGCGGGCCCAGGCCTCATGCTGCTTGCCGCCCGATGCCAGCGTCTTCGTCAACATGCCCACCAACTTCTCTGTACTCAACTGCCAGCAGGCCACGCAGATCATGCCCCACCAGGGACAATTCCTGCACCCACAGTACATCGGGTACGCCCACCCCGTGTCCCCGGCTCCCACCTTCATAGACCCCACGCAAGGCGGGTACAGGCCCCTCCAGTCCCCTTGCCCTCCTCAAGCTGGAGGCTCCAGTGTTGCCAGTGAGCAGAAATACCCTCCAGTGACTGTGTGA